A window of Macrococcus sp. 19Msa1099 genomic DNA:
TCAAGTGCATGAATATTATCTGGGAAATGTAACGATTTAATACGCCATCCTCCTTAAGTAAAGCATACAAGATAGTACCTAAAATCTCAATTTAATCATATGAAATATATTCTGTTATAATAAAGATTATTAAAGAATAGAGGACGGATATTATGAAATCAGTAGTGTTAGCAGAGAAACCTTCAGTCGCACGTGATATTGCACGTGTACTTAAATGTAATCAAAAGAAAAATGGATATATGGAAAATGACAAATATATCGTCACTTGGGCATTAGGACATTTAGTTACAAATGCTGATCCCGAGCAGTATGATGCAAAGTTTAAACAGTGGGATTTAAATATGCTGCCCATTATACCAGAGCGTATGAAGACGGTTGTTATTGGTAAGACCCGTAAACAATTTAATACAGTGAAAGCACAGATTGAACGTCAAGATGTGAATGAGATTATTATTGCGACTGACGCAGGACGTGAAGGAGAACTTGTTGCGCGCCTTATTATCGAGAAATGTAAAGGAAACAAACCGATGAAACGTCTCTGGATATCCTCAGTTACAGACAAAGCAATACTGGACGGCTTTAAACATTTGAAACCAGCGCAGGCGTATCAAGGATTATATGAAGCAGCTATGGCACGAAGCGAGGCGGATTGGATTGTTGGGATTAATGCAACAAGAGCACTAACAACGAAATATGATGCACAACTTTCTACAGGTCGTGTACAGACGCCGACGCTTCAGATGGTCAAAATACGCCAAGATGCAGTGCAGAAATTTCAGCCGAAAACATATTATAGTATTGAGCTTATAAGTAGAAGTGATAAGTTCAAGTGGCAAAGCGGGAATCAAATCTTTGATGAATCAAAAGTAGATGGACTATTGAAAGACATACAAGGAAAGCAAGCCATTGTTCAAGATGTAGTCTCTAAAGAAAAGAAACGCTATCCTGGAAAACTCTATGATTTAACGAGTTTGCAGCAGGACGCTTATAAGCGCTTCAAATATTCAGCGAAAGAAACATTGAACGCGATGCAAAGTCTATACGAGACCCATAAATATGTAACATATCCAAGAACAGATTCAAATTACTTAACGACAGATATGGAAAGCTCACTTAAAGAACGTGTCGCATCCCTTGGTGCTACGCCGTATAAAGAGCAAGTCGTGAAATTACTAAAGACACAAATTAAAGGTGCCAGTCACTTTGTTAATAATGCGAAAGTATCAGATCACCATGCCATTGTTCCGACTGAGATTAGAGCGAATTTAGAGACACTTGGAGCAAGAGAAAAGAATATATATTTACTTATTGCGGAACGTTTCTTAAGCAATTTAATGGAACCCCATATATATAAAGAAGAAACCATTACTGTACAGATTGGAAAAGAAATATTTACGCTTAAAACCGAGACGACTGTGAAAGCTGGATTTAAAGCATTGTATGAACAGTCATCCCTTGAGCGTTATAACGCGTACCGTAAAGGAGAAACATTAAGTTCTGTCAGCCTGAAGAAGAC
This region includes:
- a CDS encoding DNA topoisomerase III, which codes for MKSVVLAEKPSVARDIARVLKCNQKKNGYMENDKYIVTWALGHLVTNADPEQYDAKFKQWDLNMLPIIPERMKTVVIGKTRKQFNTVKAQIERQDVNEIIIATDAGREGELVARLIIEKCKGNKPMKRLWISSVTDKAILDGFKHLKPAQAYQGLYEAAMARSEADWIVGINATRALTTKYDAQLSTGRVQTPTLQMVKIRQDAVQKFQPKTYYSIELISRSDKFKWQSGNQIFDESKVDGLLKDIQGKQAIVQDVVSKEKKRYPGKLYDLTSLQQDAYKRFKYSAKETLNAMQSLYETHKYVTYPRTDSNYLTTDMESSLKERVASLGATPYKEQVVKLLKTQIKGASHFVNNAKVSDHHAIVPTEIRANLETLGAREKNIYLLIAERFLSNLMEPHIYKEETITVQIGKEIFTLKTETTVKAGFKALYEQSSLERYNAYRKGETLSSVSLKKTTGETQPPAYLNEGTLLKAMENPASIFNIDKESTSTLKSAGGIGTVATRADIIEKLYNLNAIENNNGNIKVTNKGRQLLELAPDALKSPELTADWEYKLTRIEKNKYGRKQFMHEMIDFTKEIIAEIKSSDEKFKHDNLTSTECPTCGKFMLEKKTRNGKMLVCQDPTCGTKKNVQRKTNARCPECKKKLTLHGKGPKAMYSCVCGFRETQEQMDKRFNSKKTGKVSKKEINKYMKKEEPINNPFADALKNLNL